In one Pseudomonas sp. MM211 genomic region, the following are encoded:
- the cysN gene encoding sulfate adenylyltransferase subunit CysN gives MSHQSELISEDILAYLAQHERKELLRFLTCGNVDDGKSTLIGRLLHDSKMIYEDHLDAITKDSKKVGTTGEDIDLALLVDGLQAEREQGITIDVAYRYFSTTKRKFIIADTPGHEQYTRNMATGASNCDLAIILIDARYGVQTQTKRHSFIASLLGIKHIVVAINKMDLKGFDEGVFEQIKADYQAFADKINLKPTSLFFVPMSALKGDNVVNKSERSPWYSGQSLMEILETVEVAGDRNFDDLRFPVQYVNRPNLNFRGFAGTLASGIVRKGDEIIALPSGKGSKVKSIVTYEGELEQAGPGQAITLTLEDEIDVSRGDMLVHADNRPQVVDSFDAMLVWMAEEPMLPGKKYDIKRATSYVPGSIASIAHRIDVNTLEEGAASSLQLNEIGKVKIALDASIALDGYAHNRTTGSFIIIDRLTNGTVGAGMIISDAQVSGSGHHSESGHVSTEERASRFGQQPATVLFSGLSGAGKSTLAYAVERKLFDMGRAVYVLDGQNLRHDLNKGLPQDRAGRTENWRRAAHVARQFNEAGLLTLAAFVAPDAEGREQAKALIGAERLITVYVQASPLVCAERDPQGLYAAGGDNIPGDSFPYDVPLNADLVLDTQSLSVDEGVKHVLAILRSRGAI, from the coding sequence ATGTCGCACCAATCCGAACTGATCAGCGAGGATATCCTCGCTTACCTGGCCCAGCACGAACGTAAAGAGCTGCTGCGTTTTCTGACCTGCGGCAATGTCGACGACGGCAAGAGCACGCTGATCGGCCGCCTGCTGCACGACTCCAAGATGATCTACGAAGACCATCTGGACGCCATCACCAAAGACTCGAAAAAAGTCGGTACCACCGGTGAAGACATCGACCTGGCGCTGCTGGTCGACGGCCTGCAGGCCGAGCGCGAGCAGGGCATCACCATCGATGTCGCATACCGCTATTTCAGCACCACCAAACGCAAGTTCATCATCGCCGACACCCCCGGCCATGAGCAGTACACGCGCAACATGGCAACCGGCGCCTCCAACTGCGACCTGGCGATCATCCTGATCGACGCTCGTTACGGCGTGCAGACCCAGACCAAGCGCCACAGCTTCATCGCCTCGCTGCTGGGCATCAAGCACATCGTCGTCGCCATCAACAAGATGGATCTGAAGGGCTTCGATGAAGGTGTGTTCGAGCAGATCAAGGCCGATTACCAGGCTTTTGCCGACAAGATCAACCTCAAGCCCACGTCGCTGTTCTTCGTGCCCATGTCGGCGCTCAAGGGCGACAACGTGGTCAACAAGTCCGAGCGTTCGCCGTGGTACAGCGGCCAGTCGCTGATGGAAATTCTCGAGACCGTGGAAGTGGCGGGCGACCGCAATTTCGACGATCTGCGCTTCCCTGTGCAGTACGTCAATCGTCCGAACCTGAACTTCCGCGGCTTCGCCGGCACCCTGGCGAGCGGCATCGTGCGCAAGGGTGATGAAATCATCGCTCTGCCATCGGGCAAGGGCAGCAAGGTCAAGTCCATCGTCACCTATGAAGGCGAGCTGGAGCAGGCCGGCCCTGGCCAGGCGATCACCCTGACCCTGGAAGACGAGATCGACGTATCGCGCGGCGACATGCTGGTGCATGCCGACAACCGTCCGCAGGTGGTCGACAGCTTCGACGCCATGCTGGTGTGGATGGCCGAAGAGCCGATGCTGCCTGGCAAGAAATACGACATCAAGCGCGCCACCAGCTACGTGCCGGGCTCCATTGCCAGCATCGCTCACCGGATCGATGTGAACACCCTGGAAGAGGGCGCCGCGAGCAGCCTGCAGCTCAATGAAATCGGCAAGGTGAAGATCGCCCTTGATGCATCGATCGCCCTGGACGGTTATGCCCATAACCGCACCACTGGCTCGTTCATCATCATCGACCGGCTGACCAATGGCACCGTCGGCGCCGGCATGATCATCAGCGATGCTCAGGTTTCCGGTTCGGGTCACCACAGCGAATCCGGCCACGTCTCCACCGAAGAGCGTGCATCGCGCTTCGGCCAGCAACCGGCCACCGTGCTGTTCAGCGGCCTGTCGGGCGCAGGCAAGAGCACGCTGGCGTACGCGGTCGAGCGCAAGCTGTTCGACATGGGCCGTGCGGTTTACGTGCTCGATGGCCAGAACTTGCGCCATGACCTGAACAAGGGTTTGCCGCAGGATCGCGCCGGGCGTACCGAGAACTGGCGTCGTGCCGCCCACGTGGCGCGTCAGTTCAACGAAGCCGGTCTGCTTACCCTGGCCGCTTTCGTGGCGCCGGATGCTGAAGGACGCGAGCAAGCCAAGGCGCTGATCGGTGCCGAGCGCCTGATCACCGTCTATGTGCAGGCTTCACCGCTGGTTTGTGCAGAGCGCGATCCGCAAGGGCTGTATGCGGCGGGTGGCGATAACATCCCGGGCGATTCCTTCCCCTACGATGTGCCTCTGAATGCGGATCTGGTGCTGGATACTCAGAGCCTGTCGGTAGACGAGGGTGTCAAGCACGTGCTGGCCATCCTGCGTAGCCGTGGCGCTATCTAA
- a CDS encoding TonB-dependent siderophore receptor, producing MLRRSLALLTSLPLSLLSISSYAENPDTLLLDESVINAQHRQESADGPVQGYRATRSATATRTDTDIRDTPQSIQVVPAQVLKDLNTTRIDRALDFAGGVSRQNNFGGLTFLNYSVRGFTTGELYKNGFAINRGSYSSPDTSNIERIEVLKGPAASLYGRGDPGGLVNIVTKRPQEEAFTTLSLSAGSWDRYRSSLDVNTPLTEDGHLLSRVNMAIEDNGSFRDHVGSERRIISPSLSWQISPDTRLMLDAEFSRTESVFDRGIPAVNGQLGSVKRSTFVGEPNDGDIRNDNQTLDLALEHYLNDTWKLRLANHYTQGTLQGNSSEPQALVGTTITRFYRQRDFEWNDNITQAELHGDFEFAGWQHQTLIGLEYENYRNSQKYPQSATLLSYGLDIYNPVYGQPKPALARVNDFHERTESYALNLQDQVAFTDRLRGLVGVRLEHVEQTSLNRSTRVSNSQEKDVATPRLGLLYQLTPQVGVFANASTSFKPNTIGTQGQVYKPEKGLGYETGVKLDLLDGRLGATIALFQIDKENVITTDALGESVAAGEARSQGLDMQFSGQLSDAVRVIGAYAYIDAEVTKGDAALPKGSDLLGIARNSASLMSVYEFQNGALRGSDLGAALNYVGERSGQAGSTFTVPSYSTVDLLAHYKASEEVTVGLNLNNLFDRKYYERAYNSVWVLPGEPRNLSVSLTLNL from the coding sequence ATCTTGCGTCGCTCCCTCGCCCTGCTCACCAGCCTACCGCTCAGCCTGCTGAGTATTTCCTCGTACGCCGAAAACCCCGATACGCTGCTGCTCGACGAAAGCGTGATCAATGCCCAACATCGCCAGGAGTCCGCCGATGGCCCGGTACAGGGCTACCGCGCCACTCGCTCGGCAACGGCTACCCGTACCGACACCGACATCCGCGATACCCCGCAGAGCATTCAGGTGGTACCGGCCCAGGTGCTCAAGGATCTCAACACCACGCGCATCGACCGCGCCCTGGACTTCGCTGGCGGCGTTTCGCGGCAGAACAACTTCGGTGGGCTGACCTTCCTCAATTACAGCGTGCGGGGCTTCACCACCGGCGAACTGTACAAGAACGGTTTCGCAATCAACCGAGGCAGCTACAGTTCGCCGGACACCTCCAACATCGAACGAATTGAAGTCCTCAAGGGGCCGGCTGCCAGTCTCTATGGCCGCGGCGACCCTGGCGGCCTGGTCAATATCGTCACCAAGCGCCCGCAAGAGGAGGCATTTACCACCCTCTCGCTCAGTGCCGGTAGCTGGGATCGCTACCGCAGCAGCCTGGACGTGAATACTCCACTTACCGAAGACGGCCACCTGCTCTCCCGGGTCAATATGGCCATCGAGGACAACGGCAGCTTTCGCGATCACGTCGGCAGCGAGCGACGCATCATCAGTCCGTCGCTGAGCTGGCAGATCTCCCCGGACACCCGACTGATGCTGGACGCCGAATTCTCACGCACCGAATCGGTATTCGACCGTGGCATTCCCGCCGTGAATGGCCAGCTGGGCTCGGTCAAGCGCTCGACGTTCGTCGGCGAGCCCAACGACGGTGACATTCGCAACGACAACCAGACCCTCGACCTGGCCCTCGAGCACTACCTGAACGACACCTGGAAACTGCGTCTGGCCAACCATTACACCCAAGGCACCTTGCAGGGAAACAGCTCGGAACCCCAGGCGCTGGTCGGCACCACCATCACCCGCTTCTATCGCCAACGTGATTTCGAGTGGAACGACAACATCACCCAGGCCGAGCTGCATGGTGATTTCGAGTTTGCCGGCTGGCAGCACCAGACCCTGATCGGCCTGGAGTACGAGAACTACCGCAACAGCCAGAAGTATCCACAGAGCGCGACCCTGCTGAGCTACGGCCTGGATATCTACAACCCGGTGTACGGCCAGCCCAAGCCAGCGCTGGCGCGTGTCAATGACTTCCACGAGCGCACGGAAAGCTACGCACTAAACCTGCAGGATCAAGTCGCCTTTACCGATCGTCTGCGCGGCCTGGTCGGGGTACGCCTGGAGCATGTCGAGCAGACATCACTGAACCGCTCCACGCGCGTCAGCAACAGCCAGGAAAAGGACGTCGCCACACCGCGCCTCGGCCTGCTCTATCAACTGACACCGCAGGTCGGCGTGTTCGCCAATGCCTCTACCTCGTTCAAACCCAACACCATCGGCACCCAGGGCCAGGTCTACAAACCGGAGAAAGGCCTGGGCTACGAGACCGGCGTGAAACTCGACCTGCTCGACGGCCGCCTCGGCGCGACCATCGCCCTGTTCCAGATCGACAAGGAAAACGTCATCACCACCGACGCCCTGGGTGAAAGCGTGGCCGCCGGCGAGGCCCGCAGCCAGGGCCTGGACATGCAGTTCAGCGGCCAGTTGAGCGACGCCGTACGCGTCATCGGTGCCTACGCCTACATCGACGCCGAGGTAACCAAGGGCGACGCCGCCCTGCCAAAGGGCAGCGACCTGCTCGGTATTGCTCGCAACAGCGCCAGCCTGATGAGTGTGTACGAGTTCCAGAACGGTGCCCTGCGCGGCTCCGACCTCGGCGCAGCCCTCAACTACGTCGGCGAGCGCTCTGGCCAGGCGGGTAGCACCTTCACGGTGCCGTCCTACAGCACGGTCGATCTGCTGGCCCACTACAAGGCCAGCGAGGAAGTCACCGTGGGCCTGAACCTCAACAACCTGTTCGACCGCAAGTATTACGAGCGCGCCTACAACAGCGTCTGGGTGCTACCCGGCGAGCCGCGCAACCTCAGTGTCAGCCTGACCCTCAACCTCTGA
- the cysD gene encoding sulfate adenylyltransferase subunit CysD — protein sequence MLDKLTHLKQLEAESIHIIREVAAEFDNPVMLYSIGKDSAVMLHLARKAFFPGKLPFPVMHVDTRWKFQEMYSFREKMVSEYGLDLITHTNPEGVAQDMNPFTYGSAKHTDVMKTEGLKQALDKYGFDAAFGGARRDEEKSRAKERVYSFRDNKHRWDPKNQRPELWNVYNGNVKKGESIRVFPLSNWTELDIWQYIYLEQIPIVPLYFAEEREVIEMNGALIMIDDERILEHLTPEQKASIHKKMVRFRTLGCYPLTGAVESTASTLPEIIQEMLLAKTSERQGRVIDHDSSGSMEEKKRQGYF from the coding sequence ATGCTCGACAAACTGACGCACTTGAAACAGCTCGAGGCGGAAAGCATCCACATCATTCGTGAAGTGGCCGCCGAATTCGATAACCCGGTGATGCTCTATTCCATCGGCAAAGATTCCGCCGTGATGCTGCATCTCGCGCGCAAGGCCTTTTTTCCCGGGAAACTGCCATTCCCGGTGATGCACGTGGACACGCGCTGGAAATTCCAGGAGATGTACAGCTTCCGCGAGAAGATGGTCAGCGAGTACGGCCTGGATCTGATCACCCACACCAACCCTGAGGGTGTGGCGCAGGACATGAACCCCTTCACTTACGGCAGTGCCAAGCACACCGACGTGATGAAGACCGAAGGCCTCAAGCAGGCGCTGGACAAGTACGGCTTCGACGCCGCCTTCGGTGGTGCGCGCCGTGACGAAGAGAAGTCTCGTGCCAAGGAGCGTGTGTACTCGTTCCGCGACAACAAGCACCGCTGGGATCCGAAGAACCAGCGCCCCGAGCTGTGGAATGTGTACAACGGCAACGTCAAGAAGGGCGAGTCGATCCGCGTATTCCCGCTGTCCAACTGGACCGAGCTGGATATCTGGCAGTACATCTACCTTGAGCAGATTCCGATCGTGCCGCTGTATTTCGCCGAAGAGCGCGAAGTGATCGAGATGAATGGCGCGCTGATCATGATCGACGATGAACGCATCCTCGAGCACCTCACTCCCGAGCAGAAAGCCAGCATTCACAAGAAGATGGTGCGCTTCCGTACCCTGGGCTGCTACCCGCTGACAGGCGCGGTGGAGTCCACTGCCAGCACCCTGCCGGAAATCATTCAGGAAATGCTGTTGGCCAAGACCTCTGAGCGCCAGGGCCGCGTCATCGACCACGACTCGTCCGGCTCGATGGAAGAGAAGAAACGCCAGGGGTACTTTTGA
- a CDS encoding DUF4198 domain-containing protein produces MRISSKTAALLALLAVAGQAGAHGLWTEQRRGNIEVVYGHGAEDDAFKADKISRAWAFNGAGKTIPVTIERLADHARLKPLSVPASLAVALDNGAWSKTADGKWINQGRSKVPNAVEALHTYKYSLAIYQEGAQLPDLKDLRMVIVPLADPLEVGVGKPLPVRVLVDGKPAADIKLIGDYRSAPDQVSATTNAKGEAQVVIRNEGLNIIAAEASQAVKGDADIDSRGYFTSLTFIGQGHHH; encoded by the coding sequence ATGCGCATCTCAAGCAAAACCGCCGCCCTACTGGCACTCCTGGCCGTTGCCGGCCAGGCCGGCGCCCACGGCCTGTGGACGGAGCAACGCCGCGGCAATATCGAAGTAGTCTACGGCCATGGTGCCGAAGACGACGCTTTCAAGGCCGACAAGATCAGCCGCGCCTGGGCCTTCAACGGCGCCGGCAAGACCATTCCGGTGACCATCGAACGCCTTGCCGACCATGCCCGCCTGAAGCCGCTGAGCGTACCGGCTTCGCTGGCCGTGGCACTGGATAACGGCGCCTGGTCAAAGACCGCAGACGGCAAATGGATCAATCAGGGCCGCAGCAAAGTCCCGAACGCCGTGGAAGCACTGCATACCTACAAATACAGCCTGGCGATCTATCAGGAAGGCGCCCAACTGCCCGATCTGAAAGATCTGCGTATGGTGATCGTGCCCTTGGCCGATCCTCTTGAAGTCGGTGTAGGCAAGCCGCTGCCGGTTCGTGTGCTGGTCGACGGCAAGCCAGCTGCCGATATCAAACTGATCGGCGACTACCGCAGCGCACCGGATCAGGTCAGCGCCACCACCAATGCCAAGGGCGAAGCACAGGTGGTGATTCGCAACGAAGGCCTGAATATCATCGCCGCCGAGGCCAGCCAGGCGGTGAAAGGTGATGCCGATATCGACAGCCGTGGCTACTTCACCTCGCTGACGTTTATCGGTCAGGGGCATCATCACTGA
- a CDS encoding autotransporter family protein: MQSSPLSYSLLALAITTASLSAHAETYQIDNGPKSWGNEVIADGLTISGELITPASAVTLQPGTHVRGDLTLDAAINATGGENSQARYARPVTIGSSPIDEVLIDGALVNKGSLITGGSAAVGIKSSHAHIGGGIRNEGSISIRNSNFLESSGGVIGDAMPAGLSLHETSLGGSLSNSGRIEVSSTDVARGIELTNSDLSGAALENSGSGVIDVTGDEANAILVNFQSEVAELTNAGAIRVVGITSIGDTTNLSEAGGINIGSSIIHGTLNNSGSVTVSGYEATGIDLRSYDGDNNKARIGGDLLNSGTIDVTAVAEDGATARGIEISHGQIGGALDNSGTISAKGADSVGIYVDGGRIGGDIVNSGTVSGERVGIYLNYPSSAQFNIPVIQQNGGLIEGGQYAIYSEGTAPSRLRLAGGTIKGNISGVSYIDVTGTAVFEGTHIDALRYGGVDVYNAEDSPLGTAGHLTLTQPHVTLDGYLEMNRGTVLQLNLSEATDPNRAIVTVRDDAYFAPTSSIALRPTSEAFRAAGKEYKLIKAGVLEYEGAGPQVLSSSPLLTVNSSRLTDTEVLATVSTVSGEQAGEIIDQAGSSPNAGRAFQPFYASVMGQLDNSDPVFQAFANADEAQLAALSEQLAPQVDGAAQAAANAAQHMVTGAVASRTSALRGASSGSAFSESGFWVQGHDSDLRQGRRSGIAGYDADSRGLSLGIDGKLNEQWTLGAAYSNLDTNVSGRNGNKSEIDTQVLTLYSGFEQGPVFVDTSLSYGFNDNTSKRNVAGTRAKGDFDSQSLALNLEAGYGLHANGITLEPRVAARYSRLDIDSYREKGSSAALAVSSQRYETIELGAGARLASQFSVGQGTLEPELKLMAYHDFAADQATSTSSFVLGGSSFVTHGASPARDSYEASLGVNYRVGALSLGAGYEHVGRSGFDADTLRAKVRYDF; this comes from the coding sequence ATGCAGTCTAGCCCTTTGTCCTATTCCCTTCTTGCCCTCGCCATCACCACCGCCAGCCTTTCAGCCCACGCAGAAACCTACCAGATCGACAACGGCCCCAAGAGCTGGGGTAACGAAGTCATTGCAGACGGCCTGACTATCAGTGGTGAACTAATCACTCCAGCCAGTGCAGTGACTTTGCAGCCGGGTACCCATGTGCGGGGCGACCTGACTCTCGACGCCGCGATCAATGCAACTGGCGGCGAGAATAGCCAGGCCCGATACGCGAGACCCGTCACGATAGGTAGTAGCCCGATCGATGAGGTACTAATCGACGGCGCCCTGGTGAACAAAGGTAGCCTGATCACAGGCGGTAGCGCTGCCGTCGGCATCAAATCCAGTCATGCGCACATCGGCGGCGGAATAAGAAACGAAGGCAGTATAAGCATCCGCAACAGCAACTTCCTCGAATCGTCGGGAGGTGTGATCGGTGACGCGATGCCTGCTGGATTGAGCCTGCATGAAACGAGCCTGGGCGGCAGCCTGAGCAACAGTGGCCGAATAGAGGTATCCAGCACGGACGTTGCGAGGGGCATCGAGCTGACGAATAGCGACTTGTCCGGCGCAGCACTGGAAAACAGCGGCAGCGGCGTGATCGACGTGACCGGTGACGAAGCCAACGCTATTTTGGTGAACTTTCAAAGCGAAGTGGCCGAGCTGACCAACGCAGGAGCCATTCGAGTGGTAGGTATCACCTCCATTGGCGATACCACCAATCTAAGTGAAGCGGGTGGCATCAACATTGGCAGCAGCATCATCCATGGCACGCTGAACAACAGCGGCAGCGTTACCGTTAGCGGCTATGAAGCGACCGGTATCGACCTTCGCTCTTATGACGGTGATAACAACAAGGCCCGCATCGGTGGAGACCTGCTCAACAGCGGCACCATCGACGTGACCGCAGTGGCCGAGGATGGCGCAACTGCACGTGGCATCGAGATCTCTCACGGGCAGATTGGTGGCGCTCTCGATAACAGCGGTACGATTTCAGCGAAGGGCGCCGACTCTGTAGGTATCTATGTCGATGGTGGTCGCATCGGTGGCGATATCGTCAACAGCGGCACTGTCAGTGGGGAGCGTGTTGGCATCTATCTCAACTATCCCAGCAGTGCACAATTCAACATTCCTGTGATCCAGCAGAACGGTGGCCTGATCGAGGGCGGCCAGTATGCGATCTATTCGGAGGGTACAGCACCATCTCGTCTACGACTGGCGGGTGGAACGATCAAAGGAAACATCTCGGGCGTGTCGTACATAGATGTGACGGGTACAGCGGTCTTCGAGGGTACCCACATAGATGCACTCAGATACGGCGGCGTGGATGTATATAACGCCGAGGATAGTCCTCTCGGCACGGCCGGCCACCTGACGCTGACTCAACCTCACGTCACCCTGGATGGCTATCTGGAGATGAACAGGGGCACCGTGCTGCAGCTGAACCTCAGCGAAGCGACTGATCCCAACCGTGCCATTGTCACGGTGCGCGACGACGCCTATTTTGCTCCTACGAGCAGCATCGCTCTGCGTCCGACCTCTGAGGCATTCCGGGCTGCAGGCAAGGAGTACAAGTTAATCAAAGCAGGAGTACTCGAGTACGAAGGCGCAGGCCCGCAGGTTCTCAGTAGCTCCCCACTGCTGACCGTCAACTCCTCCAGACTCACCGATACCGAAGTTCTGGCGACAGTCAGCACCGTATCCGGCGAACAGGCCGGCGAGATCATCGACCAGGCAGGCAGCAGCCCGAACGCGGGCCGCGCTTTCCAACCCTTCTATGCAAGTGTCATGGGGCAACTGGACAACAGCGACCCTGTATTCCAGGCATTCGCCAACGCCGACGAAGCCCAGCTCGCGGCACTGAGCGAGCAGCTCGCACCGCAAGTCGATGGTGCCGCGCAGGCCGCAGCGAACGCGGCGCAACACATGGTGACCGGCGCAGTAGCTTCGCGTACTTCGGCGCTGCGCGGCGCGTCCTCCGGCTCGGCATTCAGTGAGAGTGGCTTCTGGGTGCAGGGTCATGACAGCGATCTGCGTCAGGGTCGCCGCAGCGGCATCGCCGGTTACGACGCCGACAGCCGCGGTCTCAGCCTGGGTATCGACGGCAAGCTGAACGAGCAATGGACACTGGGTGCCGCCTACAGCAACCTGGACACCAACGTGAGTGGCCGCAACGGTAACAAGAGCGAGATCGACACCCAGGTGCTGACGCTCTACTCGGGCTTCGAACAAGGCCCGGTTTTCGTCGACACCAGCCTGAGCTACGGCTTCAACGACAACACCAGCAAGCGCAACGTCGCCGGCACTCGCGCCAAAGGTGATTTCGACAGCCAGTCTCTGGCGCTGAACCTGGAGGCAGGCTACGGACTGCACGCCAACGGCATCACCCTAGAGCCGCGCGTTGCCGCACGCTACAGCCGCCTGGACATCGACAGCTACCGTGAAAAAGGCTCTTCGGCAGCACTGGCAGTGAGCAGCCAGCGCTACGAGACCATCGAGCTCGGTGCGGGTGCGCGTCTGGCCAGCCAGTTCTCCGTCGGCCAGGGTACGCTGGAGCCGGAGCTGAAGCTGATGGCCTATCACGACTTCGCGGCCGATCAAGCCACCAGCACCTCGAGCTTCGTGCTCGGCGGTTCGTCATTCGTAACCCACGGCGCCAGCCCGGCCCGTGACAGTTACGAGGCCAGCCTGGGCGTCAACTACCGCGTCGGTGCGCTGAGCCTCGGTGCGGGCTATGAGCACGTGGGTCGTTCGGGCTTCGATGCCGACACCCTGCGTGCCAAGGTTCGTTACGACTTCTGA
- the algW gene encoding Do family serine endopeptidase AlgW, whose product MLKALRFFGWPLLVGVLVSLLVMQQYPQLVGLPMQDVQLRQAPAYARAQEGPASYATAVSTASPAVANLYTTKYVGKSNHPLLDDPQFRKFYGENLPGQRRMESSLGSAVIMSPEGYLLTNNHVTANADQIVVALKDGRETLARVIGSDPETDLAVLKIDLKDLPSMTLGRSDNIRIGDVTLAIGNPFGVGQTVTMGIISATGRNQLGLNTYEDFIQTDAAINPGNSGGALVDAYGNLVGINTAIFSKSGGSQGIGFAIPVKLAMEVMQAIIEHGQVIRGWLGLEVQPLTPELAESFGLEGRQGIIVAGIYRNGPAQKAGLQPNDLILKIDGEPAGDARRSMNQVARAKPGETIRIEVMRNGKMMELSAEVGVRPPVATSN is encoded by the coding sequence ATGCTCAAGGCCCTGCGTTTCTTCGGCTGGCCACTACTGGTCGGCGTTCTGGTATCGCTGCTGGTCATGCAACAGTACCCGCAACTGGTGGGCCTGCCGATGCAAGACGTGCAGCTCCGCCAGGCGCCTGCCTACGCCCGCGCGCAGGAGGGCCCTGCTTCCTACGCCACGGCAGTGAGCACTGCCTCGCCGGCGGTGGCCAACCTGTACACCACCAAGTACGTAGGCAAGTCTAACCACCCGTTGCTCGATGATCCGCAGTTCCGCAAGTTCTATGGTGAGAATCTGCCAGGCCAACGACGTATGGAATCCAGCCTCGGCTCGGCAGTGATCATGAGCCCGGAAGGCTATCTGCTGACCAACAACCACGTGACAGCCAATGCGGATCAGATCGTAGTGGCACTCAAGGATGGCCGCGAGACGCTGGCACGGGTGATCGGTAGCGATCCGGAAACCGACCTCGCAGTACTGAAGATCGATCTCAAGGATCTGCCCTCCATGACACTGGGCCGCTCCGACAATATCAGGATCGGCGACGTCACCCTGGCCATCGGCAACCCGTTTGGCGTCGGCCAGACCGTGACCATGGGCATCATCAGCGCCACCGGGCGTAACCAGCTGGGCCTCAACACTTACGAAGACTTCATCCAGACTGACGCGGCGATCAACCCCGGCAACTCCGGCGGTGCGCTGGTCGACGCCTATGGCAATCTGGTCGGCATCAACACGGCGATCTTCTCCAAATCCGGCGGTTCTCAAGGCATTGGCTTCGCCATCCCGGTGAAACTGGCGATGGAGGTGATGCAGGCAATCATCGAGCATGGTCAGGTAATCCGTGGCTGGCTGGGCCTCGAAGTGCAACCGCTGACTCCGGAGCTGGCCGAGTCCTTCGGGCTGGAAGGACGGCAAGGCATCATCGTCGCCGGCATCTACCGCAATGGCCCGGCGCAGAAGGCGGGGCTGCAGCCCAACGATCTGATCCTCAAGATCGATGGCGAACCCGCAGGCGATGCCCGCCGCTCGATGAACCAGGTCGCTCGCGCCAAACCGGGTGAGACGATCCGTATCGAAGTCATGCGCAATGGCAAGATGATGGAACTCAGCGCCGAAGTCGGCGTACGCCCACCAGTAGCCACCAGCAACTAG
- a CDS encoding Nif3-like dinuclear metal center hexameric protein, which translates to MAIALTTLVEDAERYLGASCISDYCPNGLQVEGRPQVQRIVSGVTASLALIDAAVEARADVLLVHHGYFWKGENPCITGMKQRRLKTLLANDISLLAYHLPLDVHAEVGNNVQLARQLDITVEGPLEPDNPRTVGLVGSLAQPISARDFARRVHEVLGREPLLVEGEGMVSRIGWCTGGGQGYIDQAIAAGVDLYLTGEASEQTYHSARENGVSFIAAGHHATERYGVQALGEYLSRRFAIEHLFIDCPNPI; encoded by the coding sequence ATGGCCATTGCTCTAACGACCTTGGTGGAGGATGCCGAACGCTATCTTGGCGCTTCGTGTATCAGCGATTACTGCCCCAATGGCCTGCAGGTCGAAGGCCGGCCACAGGTGCAGCGCATCGTCAGTGGCGTGACCGCCAGCCTGGCGCTGATCGACGCTGCGGTGGAGGCTCGCGCAGATGTGCTGCTGGTGCACCACGGCTATTTCTGGAAGGGCGAGAATCCCTGCATCACTGGCATGAAGCAGCGTCGCTTGAAAACCCTGCTGGCCAACGACATCAGTTTGCTGGCCTATCACCTGCCGCTGGATGTACACGCCGAGGTGGGCAACAACGTGCAGCTCGCCCGGCAGTTGGATATTACCGTCGAGGGGCCGCTGGAACCGGACAACCCACGTACCGTCGGCCTGGTCGGTTCGCTGGCGCAGCCCATCAGCGCACGGGATTTTGCCCGCCGCGTACATGAAGTGCTGGGGCGCGAGCCATTGCTGGTGGAGGGGGAGGGAATGGTCAGCCGTATTGGCTGGTGCACGGGGGGCGGGCAGGGTTATATCGATCAGGCCATCGCCGCAGGCGTCGACCTCTATCTGACCGGAGAAGCCTCCGAGCAGACTTACCACAGCGCCCGGGAAAACGGCGTCAGCTTCATCGCTGCTGGGCATCACGCGACCGAACGCTATGGCGTTCAGGCCTTAGGCGAATACCTGAGCCGGCGCTTCGCCATCGAGCATCTGTTCATCGATTGTCCGAACCCGATCTAG